A single region of the Roseimicrobium gellanilyticum genome encodes:
- a CDS encoding VOC family protein — protein sequence MKAKPIPQGYEGATPYLICKDARAAIEFYKKAFGAILEYQLHMPDGKVGHAEIEIAGGTVMLADEFPDWKCLSPVTIGGSGSSTMIYVEDVDALFQQAVAAGAKVLQPLENHFYGDRTCKLEDPSGHAWMFSTHFEDVSPEQMQLRLNAMCQQAS from the coding sequence ATGAAAGCCAAGCCGATTCCCCAAGGATACGAAGGCGCGACGCCCTACCTCATCTGCAAGGATGCAAGGGCGGCAATTGAGTTCTATAAGAAGGCCTTCGGAGCGATTCTGGAATACCAGCTTCACATGCCGGATGGAAAGGTGGGGCATGCGGAGATCGAGATCGCGGGCGGCACGGTGATGCTGGCCGATGAATTCCCCGACTGGAAATGTCTGAGCCCGGTGACGATTGGCGGCTCGGGATCATCCACAATGATCTACGTGGAAGATGTGGACGCGCTCTTCCAGCAAGCGGTGGCTGCAGGCGCGAAAGTTCTGCAGCCACTGGAAAATCACTTCTACGGTGATCGCACCTGCAAGCTGGAGGATCCCTCAGGACACGCGTGGATGTTCTCCACTCACTTCGAGGATGTCTCCCCTGAGCAGATGCAGCTCCGGCTCAATGCGATGTGCCAGCAGGCCAGCTGA